The Campylobacterota bacterium genome window below encodes:
- the murD gene encoding UDP-N-acetylmuramoyl-L-alanine--D-glutamate ligase — MNHQNIACFGYGKTTRAIAKRLGPCTFFDDKATESYTDEDGNLVRPVSEFDTTLFTHEITSPGIPPYHPLIRQASHLISEYDFFAPQTPFSIWISGTNGKTTTTQMVEHLLADRGAISGGNIGTPLADMSPEAPIWILETSSFTMHYTNTARPNVYALLPITPDHVSWHGSMEEYIAAKLKPLSMMKEGEAVILPKAYADTPTNAFKIPYETEHDLAEYFGIDTSKIKFKGAFLMDALIAMGIDKILFDRIDYDKINAFVLDPHRQEEFRDVKSRLWINDSKATNIDATLAALRTYHDEKIHLILGGDDKGVELEELFAPLKTYDVAVYAIGSNAERLEALCAKYTIPCTLCRTLDVAVAEIDRVLDDKSIAMLSPAAASLDQFTSYAERGNLFKAHVNALA, encoded by the coding sequence ATGAACCATCAGAATATCGCCTGCTTCGGGTACGGGAAAACAACCCGTGCCATCGCCAAACGCCTCGGCCCCTGCACTTTTTTCGACGACAAGGCGACCGAATCGTACACCGACGAGGACGGGAATCTCGTCCGCCCGGTCAGTGAGTTCGATACGACCCTCTTTACTCATGAGATCACCTCTCCGGGTATCCCCCCCTACCATCCCCTGATCCGTCAGGCATCGCATCTTATCAGCGAATACGATTTTTTCGCCCCGCAAACCCCTTTTAGCATCTGGATCAGCGGTACCAACGGAAAAACCACGACGACGCAGATGGTCGAGCACCTCCTCGCCGACCGCGGCGCGATCAGCGGCGGCAACATCGGCACCCCGCTCGCCGACATGTCCCCCGAAGCCCCCATCTGGATCCTGGAAACAAGCTCCTTTACGATGCACTACACCAACACGGCGCGCCCGAACGTCTATGCCCTCCTCCCCATCACGCCGGACCACGTCAGCTGGCACGGGAGCATGGAGGAGTACATTGCGGCGAAGCTCAAACCCCTCTCGATGATGAAAGAAGGCGAAGCGGTGATCCTCCCCAAAGCATACGCCGATACCCCGACAAACGCGTTTAAAATCCCCTACGAGACCGAGCATGACCTCGCGGAGTATTTCGGGATCGACACCTCCAAGATCAAGTTCAAGGGGGCTTTCCTGATGGACGCCCTGATCGCGATGGGGATCGACAAAATCCTCTTCGACCGTATCGACTACGACAAGATCAACGCCTTCGTCCTCGATCCGCACCGGCAGGAAGAGTTTCGTGACGTGAAGAGCCGCCTGTGGATCAACGATTCCAAGGCTACGAACATCGATGCGACCCTCGCGGCATTGCGCACCTACCACGATGAGAAAATCCACCTCATCCTCGGGGGCGACGACAAGGGGGTCGAGCTCGAAGAGCTCTTCGCCCCCCTCAAAACCTACGACGTCGCTGTCTACGCGATCGGTTCCAACGCGGAACGGCTTGAAGCGCTCTGCGCCAAGTATACGATCCCCTGCACCCTCTGCCGTACCCTCGACGTCGCGGTCGCCGAAATCGATCGGGTTCTCGACGACAAGAGCATCGCAATGCTCTCCCCCGCCGCCGCGAGCCTCGATCAGTTCACCTCGTACGCCGAACGCGGGAACCTCTTTAAAGCGCACGTCAACGCACTCGCATAA
- a CDS encoding Hsp20/alpha crystallin family protein, which translates to MLLTRFDPFKELRSLEERFHTALSTDPKKDFFASFTPSVNTREGKYAYHIDVDLPGVKKEDISVKVENNVLTLKGERKTKEEVKKEDYYKMESSFGSFTRSFTVPENVDAENIHAENKDGVLEITLPKKEGKNKSAKEIKIK; encoded by the coding sequence ATGTTGCTCACACGTTTCGACCCGTTTAAAGAGTTGCGTTCGCTCGAAGAACGCTTCCATACCGCTCTCTCAACCGATCCGAAAAAAGATTTTTTCGCCTCGTTCACCCCCTCGGTCAATACTCGGGAGGGGAAATACGCCTACCACATCGACGTCGATCTCCCCGGCGTGAAAAAAGAGGACATCAGCGTCAAGGTGGAGAACAACGTCCTCACCCTCAAAGGGGAACGCAAGACCAAAGAAGAGGTGAAAAAAGAGGATTATTACAAGATGGAGAGCAGTTTCGGAAGTTTTACCCGCAGTTTCACCGTCCCTGAAAACGTCGATGCCGAAAACATCCACGCGGAAAACAAAGACGGCGTTCTCGAGATCACCCTCCCCAAGAAAGAAGGAAAAAACAAATCGGCCAAAGAGATCAAAATCAAATAA